AAAAAGTCACGAAGGACAGCGGAGCATCTGCGGAAGTATCCGAAAGAGATTCGGAAGGCCTAGAGGCGGATCAGACTACGGAAAGTGATAAAGAATATTCGACGGTGATTGCAGATAGTGAGAATGATCAGCAGTCAACAAGAAATGCCGATGGTGCAAAGCACTCAGAGCAGGTGGACAGTTCATCTTCTGAAATAGAAAATTCCGTGTCGATTTCACAGATTTACGTCTATATCTGCGGTGCGGTCGTTACCCCGGATGTCTATGCCCTGCCGGAGGGCAGCCGGGTGTACGAGGCGGTGCAGCTGGCCGGAGGGCTCGCAGACGATGCGGACGCCGACCAGGTGAATCTGGCGGTGGTGTTATCCGATGGGCAGAAGGTGCGCATCCCCCGAAAAGGGGAGAAGCTTTCCGCAGCGCAGATGCTGTCGGATGGAAGTGCTGGGATCTATGGCGGTTCCTATGGAGCAGAATCTTGGGACACAGGGGTGTCTGATGGCGGATCTGACGGAATGGGAAGCACAGTCAGAGGCGCTGGAAGCGGTGTGGCCGGAAGCGGCGGCCTGGTGAACATCAATACCGCCG
Above is a window of Oscillospiraceae bacterium NTUH-002-81 DNA encoding:
- a CDS encoding helix-hairpin-helix domain-containing protein — translated: MLLLCACGKKSEVWETDGAGLLQMETPEDGEKIVEKGREVVANGEKVTKDSGASAEVSERDSEGLEADQTTESDKEYSTVIADSENDQQSTRNADGAKHSEQVDSSSSEIENSVSISQIYVYICGAVVTPDVYALPEGSRVYEAVQLAGGLADDADADQVNLAVVLSDGQKVRIPRKGEKLSAAQMLSDGSAGIYGGSYGAESWDTGVSDGGSDGMGSTVRGAGSGVAGSGGLVNINTAGKEALMTLSGIGSTRAEAIIRYREIHGAFQSPRDLLKVSGIKEKTYEKIKGQISIE